In Synechococcus sp. PCC 6312, one genomic interval encodes:
- the rimP gene encoding ribosome maturation factor RimP — translation MSHPLIPIVHDLAKPVASQLGLEAVAVYFYTHHSPPTLRVDIRHPNRDITLEDCTQMSHCLEEVLDASDHVTTAYVLEISSPGLSNDLTTDRDFKSFRGFAVQVTVHSPDHGQQAWEGTLIGRDEAAVYLNQKGRKITIPRDQVSLVQLQEGPS, via the coding sequence ATGTCTCACCCGTTAATTCCCATTGTTCATGATCTGGCTAAACCTGTGGCGAGCCAACTGGGCCTGGAAGCGGTGGCCGTTTACTTTTATACCCATCACTCTCCCCCGACCCTGCGCGTGGATATTCGCCACCCCAACCGGGATATTACCCTGGAAGACTGCACCCAAATGAGCCATTGCTTAGAAGAGGTTTTGGATGCGAGTGATCACGTGACAACCGCCTATGTTCTGGAAATTTCTAGCCCCGGCCTGTCTAATGATTTAACCACTGACCGAGATTTCAAGTCGTTTCGGGGGTTTGCGGTTCAGGTCACAGTCCATTCCCCAGACCATGGTCAGCAGGCCTGGGAGGGAACCCTGATTGGGCGGGATGAGGCTGCGGTTTACCTGAATCAAAAAGGGCGCAAAATTACGATCCCCCGGGATCAGGTGTCTCTGGTGCAGTTACAAGAGGGGCCGAGTTAG